CTTCATCACCTGACTGAgctgaaaggaaaataaagttTAGAACTCttctgtggttttttttttaggatctACAAAATtgacctgtttttgttttttttccccacatggCCCCATCATTTTTCCTGGTAAGTTTTGAAAAAAGTCTTATTCCATTTTAGCGTTAACATTTTAAAGTCATTTCTTCCTGAACGTGCCTTTTGTTTGCTTGATGTTCTTTAAACAATGACAATCCAGATGTGCTGCAAAACTCAGAAGACAGACCCGCTTCTTtctactttttcttcttcacatcAGCGTTATCCGCAGCGCTGGAGATAATCtggttaccatagaaacctGCTACGACACCTTTCCTGCTGAACTTGCCTGGACACAGCTTTAGCGTgacttacatttcatttcagtacCTGGCTCATGAGCTGAAGAACCTCTCTAAGGGTTCCTGCTCAAGtcaagtgtttttgtttttttttccttctgacACTCATCTATGGAAGACAGAGATatacatctacatctggattACTGTACCATCAAGCTGCCTTGTGACAAAACATCTGTACAGCACTAAAGGCACAGGTCAGTGCATATCTGATGTGGGTACTTGTGTGTTGTATTCATTTAACATGATCTGAAGTAGACATGTGACAGCCTTTATAACGGTTTCTGTTGTAGGATAGAATAATCACACGAGACCTGCAGCATCAAACCCGGCTTCGTATAAAGAACTGTAGCTAGATTTAACAGTATACAAGATTATTGAAAAGGAGCACCAAACTTTCATCTAAAAATTATTTCATATGTTGGAAAACAGTTCTAATATTTTATCTAGTATTTATAATGCAACCAAACGGCTCATATTCACTGTCTATCTTCAccagagtaataataataataatttctttttcagGAATAAGAATTTATTTgcacttatttttttatattcttcatTAGTGTCAATAATTTAAGTTCCTCTAAATTTGTTTTGTCCTATTATACGCACTGTTAGCAAAAAGACATCACATATTTATGACGATCAATTCAGTGACTTCAGATCTGGTTTAAAAAACATGAAACCAAGAGAGGTGAGGTTTGGCGCATGGCTTGTGCGAGTCTCTACATCCAGCAGGAAATCCAGATCATCAACCCAGTCCCCAATATTCACATTTTCAACATTCTGGGTCAATGTTCAGGAGCATGGAATGACAAAAACAGGTTTCCTGGTGTCTTTATGGACATGACGAAGCTTGTGTGATGGACGTAACAAATCCTGGGACATTGTCCATAAGATAAAAccgtgaaagaaaaaaagaccagAGATGCTCTCCACTGTCAACTAGACCGATTCTACCCCATCATGCgcgtctgtgagctcatgtatgcggaagagggcggATAGCGCTTTCCTCCAGGTGTGTAACTCCACCCCCTCAACTTAGCCTTTGACCCTCACTGGATTGTAGGTGCTGTATGACGACAGGAAACGCTCATGACTAAATTAGGAATTAAAAattagagaagaaaagagagcaaTGTTGAAAGCAGAGCTCCAACCGTTAATCATCCAGGTTTACAGagaaacctcacacagctttTCCAGCAGGTGCTCGTTCCCCCCATCAGGTAAGGGACCGAGGAACGTTGTGCTCCTTGCTGTTTGTAGATTCAGGACGATGAAAAGCATTTACTTCTGTAGTTCATGAGGGTTGCTGAAAGCTTCATAAACATTGGCTGCAAATTCTTTTACTTGTTCCGTTGTTAAAAGATCCTGCAACATAAAAAAGTGACCATCAGACACAATGCTAGACGCTAGACTCTGGTGTCAGAGCAGGTCAGAAATAATGGTCTGTTTGCTATTAAGGTCTGAGTTAGTAACCTTAGTAGAAGAGAAAccttacatacactatattgccaaaagttttgggacaaatcattgaattcaggtgttgttttttgtgaaaggaactcttaatgcttcagcttcataccaagacattctgaacaatttcatgctctttgtgggaacagtttggggatgaccccttcctgttccaacatgactgcacaccagtacacaaagcaaggtccataaagacatggatgagtgagtttggtgtggaggaacttaactggcctgcacagagtcctgacctcaaccccatagaacacctttaggatgaattagagcggagactgagagccagacctcacaaatgcgcttctagtggaatggtcaaaaattcccataaacacactcctaaaccttgtggaaagccttcccagaagagttgaagctgttatagctgcaaagggcagggcaactccatattacattcaaatgcatataaaggcagacgtcccaaaacttttgtcctggctcacagtctccgctctaattcatcccaaaggtgaggtcttggaatgctgaagcattaagagttcctttcactggaactaagggcctgaatccaacccctgaaaaaaaccacacttttggcaatatagcgtagtAGGCGTTAAGGCTGTGATGTaaaacagcaacacaataacgaGGAACTCTCCGTGACACGTCCATCGTACCTGAACGAACTGACTGGGGATTTCACTGCATATGGAATGAATCTGTCCGTTCGCGATGGGAATTATTTTGGCGAGTGGGAGAGTCACACGTAAGAGACTAGAAGAGGATGaaaaattttaataattaaaaaaaataaaaggagaatAGAATAAATCAAAAGAAATGCACACTAACTCCTGACCTATCAGGTGTACTGCTGGGGGCAGAGTCTCCCTGAGGGGGACAAAAAAACTCGGCCATGTTGTCAAGAAAATGGCTGAAGCCCCGGTTCAGACAGGCGTTCAGTATGGTACTGAAATCTGggctaaaaaaaacacagagacagaaattatattaatgttttaaatatcaGCATTAAATTAACAACATTACAGAACTTTGACATACTTCTCCAGCATGTCCCTGGTTTCGTTTAGCAGCTTTATCGTTGTGACGTCATTCTCCGTCAGACCACAAGCCTGGTGAAATACACAGACGTGTACATATcagtgttttttaataaataaaaggactTTAAATGTTTAAGTGTAATAAAGACACTATAACAAAGCAGAACAGTCTACATGACTCACTTTATTTGTACAACAgcagagtgtttagtgtgttgttctGCTGATACTACAGTGATTTCACCGCAACTACGGAGGTCAATACGTTAATAAACGACATGTCACACCTTTTAACGGTTcgaacagtcattccctcatcTTACTAAGAAAACAGAAAGCATAAGCTCCTGCACTCTAAAGACTTTCACTTACTGGGAAACACTGTAAAGCACCATGACTGCTCTGGAGCACAGATCCTctcataatattaaataaataacatcagCGCATTGTCAGTTAGATTTTTCACTTTCATGTTTATTAAACTTCTGTACcggaccactgcagaccgggaacaccccacaagagctgcagttttggagatgctctgatccagtggtctagccatcacaatttgtccctcgtcaaactcgctcaaatccttacacttgtccatttttcctgcttctaacatcaaatttgaggacaaaatgttcctaatatatcccacccactaacaagtaccatgatgaggagctcttcagtcttattcacttcacctgtacaCATAATTACtgtccaaaaataaatattatcatTCTGTATTTTGTGTCTGTTTACACATACAACAAATAAATCACATGCACTGAACTGAAGCTAAGGTTAAACTCTGAGATCAATAAACTGCTCCCCTTGTTAAAGTGTACATGTCTTGCTGCGCTGCTACGCTCCTGAAATGGACGTTACGTTTAAAAGGTTTCTAAGGGTTTATCATGTTTTCCCACGTGAGCTCTAAGCTGTACCTGATCAGCTAAAGGGTTCTCCTCGTCAGGCATCATGTAGCAGGACAGTGACCTGAATGTGGACGAGCCAGAGTTTTCCTCTACCAGCTGACGGATTTCAATGATGTGCTGCTCGAGTTCCTGGAGAGACAGACTCTGCTTCAAAGAGACCCTGAAAAGTGAGCATTTAAAATTATACAGTGctgtgcataagtattcacccccccctCCCTTTTCTCTGGGTTAAAACacaggagctgaaacagaccTCATTCCAACATGACACTCAAAAAAACCCTATTGtttagaaatgaaaacaaaagtaTAAACTGCATAAAAGTTTTTTACTCAGTTTCTGTGAAACCAGCCATCAATGTGTGTCACACACGTGGTTGAATATGTGTAATTAAAGTGTCAAGTTATTTAATTGTGTATAAATAATCTTGTTCCAGGAAGAGCCCTGAGTTTGTTTGGGTGTTTTCCCAGACATGCCAAGAACAAGGAGCAGAAAAAAGGTTTTACAGTAAAACTTTATTGTTCTACTGTATAGTCTGGCTGAAACCAAAGACTGAGAGATACAAAGATTTTGACTGTATGATTTACGTTTCAACATAAACACTTAATCTCCAGCTCCACTAATCTCCACTAAATGTTCCACATTTAggtaaaataaaacatgcaaaagtctatatatatatgttacaatAATGCTGAATGATAAACAGCTAAATGTTCTACTATTTTTGTTTCGTATTAATCACTTTGGTAAATAAACATCTGAAAGGTGGAACCGAGCTACTGTCAGCTTAATGGAGTGATGCTGCCACCTAGTGGTGTATTATAATATTACAACTCGATTAGAATGTACGGTTGCTATAATTTCACATCTTTACGCTCAAGACAATGAGATAAATAtccaaatatacactgatcagtcataacactgtgagcagtgagaggtgaagtgaataacactgatgatctcatcatggcacctgttagtgggtgggatatattaggcagcaagtgaacattttgtcctcaaagttgatgttagaagcaggaaaaatggacaagtgtaaggatttgagcgagtttgacaaagtgccaaattgtgatggtggatagaccactggatcagagcatctccaaaactgcagctcttgtggggtgttcccagtctgcagtggtcagtatctatcaaaagtggttcaaagaaggaacagtggtgaaccgaggacagggtcatgggcggccaaggctcattatgctggttctgatagaaaggtgtcacaatacacagtgcaggatgggtcagggctgttttggcagcaaaagggggaacaacacaatattaggcaggtggtcataatgtcatgcctgatcagtgtatgtgcaCAAAGTTTCATCATTTATcaatgcatcttttttttttcatgcaacAACAAAAAGATGGTGCGTGAAAAAGTTGTGTGTCATGAAGACAAAAAGAAGCCATCAAAATGAGTTTCAAAAATATATGAATCAAGGTTTGGTGAAAAATATACAGCAAATTTGAActattaaaacagaaaaaagcttttaaattattatttaaaaaaaaaaaaacagattctcTGTGATTAGGTTCTGGAAAGTAATAATCAGAGCAGGAACCAGTTAACACCAAAGGAGATCCACAGCTCAGATGTTCACAGGAGAACTACAAACCAGACACTCCTTATGAAAGAGTGGTGAGAAATTCTCCATTTCAGTGTGGAAACAGTTTATGGAGTGAATATTTCTGCAAGCTTCTGTAGGTTTATACTCTCAGTACTACTCAGGTGGTTTGTAAAAACCAAAGAAAATGTAGAGAAAGTGCAAGATTCTAGTTCCTCTGATCTAAAGACAGTAAAAAATAAGAGCCTGAAAAGCCTTACGGTCCAACGATCTCCTGCACTGCTTTCTTCACCACGGTTATCAGCTCCACCAGACCTGCAATCACAAACAATGACCATGAATTTTTTACAAATCAGCCCAAGTCAGAAAGAGAAATAACAAGCACCAGGAAGTGAAAGGTTCTCCTACCGTCTCCAAGAAGGTGCTGGATGCTTGACAGATACTTCTGCTGGACTTCAGGAGGAGCCAAAGGCGTCTaagaaaacaaatttaaaacacaaacagctCAAACACATCAACCAAATTCTTCAGTGTAATGCaaaagtcatttttatcacGAGAGAATTTACCGTTCCGTTTTTAGTTACAGAGTTGTCCAGGTACAAGTAGCCTCCGATTATGTTGAGCTGGACACGGAGCAGCACCACCAGCATGCAGGTGCTATAGACAGCAACGATGCTCCGAGTAAAACCTGGTCAGTGAAGACAAGCGatcatctgtaaaaaaaaaaaactgtacacaTATTTATCCAGTTATTCATACAGGAGGCTGGAGTTAAACTTACTGATTGTCTTAAGATCCTCCC
This DNA window, taken from Hemibagrus wyckioides isolate EC202008001 linkage group LG06, SWU_Hwy_1.0, whole genome shotgun sequence, encodes the following:
- the pex3 gene encoding peroxisomal biogenesis factor 3: MLSSTWNFIKRHKRKFIFAGAFAGGVYLLGKYAQRKLQEMQEREAAEYIAQARRQFHFESNQRTCNMTVLSLLPTLKEAIIHHLNSESLTALLKSRPTNKLEIWEDLKTISFTRSIVAVYSTCMLVVLLRVQLNIIGGYLYLDNSVTKNGTTPLAPPEVQQKYLSSIQHLLGDGLVELITVVKKAVQEIVGPVSLKQSLSLQELEQHIIEIRQLVEENSGSSTFRSLSCYMMPDEENPLADQACGLTENDVTTIKLLNETRDMLENPDFSTILNACLNRGFSHFLDNMAEFFCPPQGDSAPSSTPDSLLRVTLPLAKIIPIANGQIHSICSEIPSQFVQDLLTTEQVKEFAANVYEAFSNPHELQK